The segment GGCGCCGGTGACGACGTTGCGCACGCGCCATGTCAGCCAGTCCGAACCGCTGGCGGCCGTGGCGTAGGCCAGCCATGCGCTGTCCTCGCTGACGGCGAACGTGTTCAGTGCCACGGTGCCGTCGGCGGCCAGCGTGTTCGGGTCGAGTAGCCGGCGCGCTTCGCCCGGCTGCTCCAGCACGTACAGCACGTCCTGGTTCTGCAGGCCGCTGTTGCGAAATTGAAATGTCCGGTTGCCCTTGCGGAACGGCGCCGACATCTTCGGGTAGTCCCACAACTCGGTCATGCGCCGGCGGATGCGCTCGCGGGCCGGGATGCTGGCGAGGTATTCGAACGTCAGCCGGTTCTGCGCCTCGATCCAGGCGGCCGTCTCGGGCGCGTCGGCATCTTCCAGCCAGCGGTACGGATCGGCAACCGTCTGTCCGTGGTAGTCGTCGCTCTGATTCGAGCGGCGGGTCGTCGGATAGATTAGGGGCAAGTCCATGGTCGAGCCTCCCGGAAATGTGCGCCTGCGGGCCATACGGGCGGGCAAACGAAAAAGGGACGACGCGGGTCGTCCCTTGTGGCATGCGTTCGAGGCTAGCTGCCGCTGATGAGCTTGCGGACGCGTTCCTCGCTGCGCAGTGCAGTGACGACCACCAACTCGTCATCCGCTTCGATCACAGTCGATCCGCCCGGCACGATACCCTCGCCCTGGTGGATGACCATCGCGACAATCGCGTCGTCGGGCAGCTGGATCTCTTTGAGCGTGCGGCCCGCGGCCGGCGCGCCCGGGCCTACCGTCAACTCGATCACTTCCGCGCCCACGCCGCGCAGGCTTGAGAGGTGCACGAGCGATTCGCTCGGCAGCTCTTCCTGCATGCGCGTCAGGATCGCGTCCGTGGTGCTGACCGTGGCGTCAACGCCCAGCTTCTTGAAGATTGCCTCGTTTTTCGGGTTGTTGATGCGCGCGATGGTGCGCGGCACCTTGAAACGCGCCTTGGCGATCTGGCACGCGACGAGGTTGATCTCGTCGTCGCCGGTGGCCGCAATCACCACATCGGCGCGCGCGACGCCGGCTTTTTCCAGTGTCAGGATGTCGCAGCCATCGCCGCGCATGGTCACGGAACCGAGTTCTTCGTTGATTACCTTGGCGCGATTGCCTTCCTGTTCCAGCACCAGCACCTCGTGACCCTCGTAAACGAGCGCCTTGGACAGGTAATACCCGACCTTGCCGCCGCCCACAATCAC is part of the Chloroflexota bacterium genome and harbors:
- a CDS encoding NAD-binding protein, translated to MYAVIVGGGKVGYYLSKALVYEGHEVLVLEQEGNRAKVINEELGSVTMRGDGCDILTLEKAGVARADVVIAATGDDEINLVACQIAKARFKVPRTIARINNPKNEAIFKKLGVDATVSTTDAILTRMQEELPSESLVHLSSLRGVGAEVIELTVGPGAPAAGRTLKEIQLPDDAIVAMVIHQGEGIVPGGSTVIEADDELVVVTALRSEERVRKLISGS